From the genome of Mixophyes fleayi isolate aMixFle1 chromosome 2, aMixFle1.hap1, whole genome shotgun sequence, one region includes:
- the FHL3 gene encoding four and a half LIM domains protein 3, translated as MSEPFDCDSCKESLYGRKYIQMEEGPYCIPCYDSLFANTCNECKELISHDSRELYYEDRHYHENCFRCFRCERSLADEPFTCQDAELLCNDCYCSEFSSKCISCEKTVMPGSRKLEYNGQTWHEHCFICNSCKQPIGSRSFIPDNQAHYCIPCYESKLAPRCTHCKKSLTKGGVTYRDEPWHKECFVCTGCKIQLAGQQFTSQDEKPYCIKCFGNLYAKKCSECTKPITGFGGGKYFSFEDRHWHQSCFNCSRCSCSLIGKGFIPDNKDLLCRDCNSDL; from the exons ATGAGTGAGCCATTTGACTGTGATAGCTGCAAGGAGTCCCTATATGGAAGGAAGTATATCCAGATGGAAGAAGGCCCTTACTGCATACCATGCTACGACAGCCTGTTTGCCAACACATGTAATGAATGTAAAGAGCTGATTAGCCATGATTCAAGG GAGCTATATTATGAGGATCGTCATTACCATGAGAATTGCTTCCGCTGCTTCCGTTGTGAACGCTCACTAGCTGATGAGCCCTTTACATGTCAAGATGCAGAACTATTGTGTAATGATTGCTACTGCAGTGAATTCTCCTCCAAGTGCATCAgttgtgaaaaaacagtcatgcCAG GCTCCCGCAAATTGGAATACAACGGACAGACCTGGCATGAACATTGCTTCATTTGTAATAGCTGCAAGCAACCCATTGGATCCCGTTCATTTATCCCTGATAACCAGGCCCATTATTGCATCCCGTGCTATGAGAGCAAGTTAGCTCCACGCTGTACACATTGCAAAAAG TCGCTGACCAAAGGAGGGGTGACTTACCGGGATGAGCCATGGCACAAGGAATGTTTTGTCTGCACTGGGTGTAAGATCCAGCTTGCTGGGCAACAGTTTACTTCTCAGGATGAAAAGCCGTATTGCATCAAGTGCTTTGGAAATCTTTATGCCAAGAAATGCTCTGAGTGTACTAAACCTATCACAG GTTTTGGAGGAGGTAAGTATTTCTCCTTTGAAGACCGACACTGGCATCAAAGCTGCTTCAACTGCTCCCGCTGCTCATGTTCCCTGATAGGGAAGGGATTTATTCCAGACAATAAGGACCTTCTGTGCCGTGATTGTAACAGTGACCTATAA